The nucleotide window CCCTTTAGGCCTACTTCCTCCGCTAGCTCCCTTTGAGCGCATTCCAGGGGATCTTCACCGACGTCGAGTTTACCGGCCGGTATTTCCAGGGTTTCCCGGTTAATCGGATATCGATACTGGCGTACCAGAAATACGTTTTTCTCGTCATCCAGGGCTATTATCGCCACAGCGCCGGGATGCTCAACGACCTCCCGGCTAGCCTCCCTCCCGTTGGGCAGCCTTACCAGATCGCGCCGCAGATTGATGATCCGCCCTTCATAAATGCGTTCGCTTTTTAATTTTAATTCTGTAAGATCCATTTCCGTCCCTCCACAGCTAAAATATAAGAAACTGGCATTACGCCAGTTTAACTTACTTTGGTCCCAATCCTGATCTTGTCGGCCACCATGGCTATAAATTCTGAATTGGTAGGTTTGCCGCGCTCAACATTGATAGTATAACCGAAGAATTTATTCATCATGTCCACATTACCGCGGTCCCAGGCGAGCTCTATGGCATGACGAATGGCCCGTTCAACCCGGCTGGGGGTCGTCATGAATTTACGCGCCACCAGAGGATAAAGCTCCTTTGTAACCGCCCCTAAAAGGCCCACATCTTCGATCACCATGAGGATGGCTTCACGTAGATACTGGTATCCCTTGATATGGGCCGGAACGCCCATTTGATGGATAATCTTGGTAACCTCGACGTCTAAATTGCGGCCGTTGCGATT belongs to Moorella humiferrea and includes:
- a CDS encoding NUDIX domain-containing protein, which encodes MDLTELKLKSERIYEGRIINLRRDLVRLPNGREASREVVEHPGAVAIIALDDEKNVFLVRQYRYPINRETLEIPAGKLDVGEDPLECAQRELAEEVGLKGKEWRHLLTFFTTPGFSNEIMYLFLATGLENHKKDADFDEFIEVVRMPLDEAVSQVFKGTVQDAKSMVGLLAAARIL